The following proteins come from a genomic window of Anaerobutyricum hallii:
- a CDS encoding PcfB family protein has protein sequence MQDEVNEKTVSLCIRCGKVTANLLKAAMVKALAKMEQEKKQQGQKTNQKQPQKEKEDKTYKGKQSLDKLMKQNVQLSNIEITDGNIKSFERVAKKYSIDFSLKKDVTADPPRYYVFFKARDADVMTAAFKEYTGKSLNKDKKPSVRKKLQQAITKSLAKHRELEKTKGKEKEPSL, from the coding sequence TTGCAGGATGAAGTGAATGAGAAAACAGTCTCACTTTGTATCCGCTGTGGCAAGGTCACTGCCAACTTGCTGAAAGCTGCCATGGTAAAGGCTCTTGCAAAGATGGAGCAGGAGAAAAAACAGCAGGGACAGAAAACAAACCAGAAGCAGCCCCAGAAGGAAAAGGAGGATAAGACCTACAAGGGAAAACAGAGCCTTGATAAGCTGATGAAGCAGAATGTACAGCTGTCCAACATTGAGATCACAGATGGAAACATCAAGTCTTTTGAACGGGTAGCAAAGAAGTACAGCATTGATTTCAGCCTGAAAAAAGATGTGACTGCGGACCCGCCAAGATACTATGTGTTCTTTAAGGCAAGGGATGCTGATGTGATGACTGCCGCTTTTAAGGAATACACGGGCAAGTCTCTGAATAAGGACAAAAAACCATCTGTGAGGAAGAAGTTACAGCAGGCAATCACCAAATCGCTTGCAAAGCACAGGGAACTGGAGAAAACAAAAGGAAAGGAGAAGGAGCCGTCATTATGA